Below is a genomic region from Deltaproteobacteria bacterium.
CCGGGCACCAACACCATTCCGTCACTTGCACTCTGTGCGGTCGCCGACGGTTGAGCGTCAGTTTGGCTCAGGGCCGGAGCATACAGAGACAACACCGAGAACACGACACTTACAAACGACAAATAACACAGCATGTGGTTTTTCATATCCTTGGCGTATAGCACAGCACCTGAGAGCTGTGCAAAGCTTCCTGTATGTCGTGACCAATGATCAGCAACTGAGGATGGCTTGACTCACCATAACGTCCAGAGATATGCCAGTAGCAGGAGAGGTTCTATCCACAATACTAAGGAGGGATCAGTAATGGCAACGCAACAGTTTGAAGTCCAACAAATCCTGAAGGCCTATCGCAAGGGGCTTATCTCGGACGAAATGTTTGAGGCGCAGATGAAAGAGGTAGGTGCGCCGACCAACGGGCTCGATGTGTGCAATGTGTTTGCCCACCGTGGTGATGGATCGAAGGTGAGCGCGCAGGTGTTGGCGAAGACGCCGCAGACGGAGACGATGGTTTTCACCATTCCCGCCAACTATCACGCAGATCGAGAA
It encodes:
- a CDS encoding cupin domain-containing protein gives rise to the protein MATQQFEVQQILKAYRKGLISDEMFEAQMKEVGAPTNGLDVCNVFAHRGDGSKVSAQVLAKTPQTETMVFTIPANYHADRENTHKGDQIIYVVEGKCTARVSGKEKELKAGDVIMIPAGAPHTIRTGGESMFGVTILAPPEA